A stretch of Lathyrus oleraceus cultivar Zhongwan6 chromosome 6, CAAS_Psat_ZW6_1.0, whole genome shotgun sequence DNA encodes these proteins:
- the LOC127094460 gene encoding uncharacterized protein LOC127094460, with amino-acid sequence MPSTRSKGDKLKLPFDEPECYLILERRIREYRINYNLPDPNIHIPDQLYNQRWLKDRRTVLSKAITQIPLYAKFLKEILSNKKKIEDNETVILTVECSGIIQNNMPHKMKDPRSFSIPCVIEKFVIDKALCDLGASISLMPLSICGRLKVGELRPNRMSVQLADHSVKFLVGMLENIPVRIGQFYIPSDFIIIDIKEDSNIPIILGRPFLATFESIIDVKKGKLTFEVGEEKVEFILTQFLTAPAIDDTCCLLDVIDECVREIENEETSYSEILKIPRPPTFEDENWRKEYQDDSMSECLALTPNPGH; translated from the exons atgccaagtactcgctctAAAGGAGATAAACTAAAGCTACCATTCGACGAACCAGAGTGTTATCTAATATTAGAACGCCGAATACGAGAATATCGTATCAACTACAATCTTCCCGATCCTAATATCCATATTCCTGACCAGTTATACAACCAAAGATGGCTGAAGGACCGTAGAACCGTCCTCTCAA aagccatcactCAAATTCCCTTATATGCTAAGTTTCTTAAGGAGATAttatctaacaagaagaagatCGAGGATAATGAAACTGTTATACTTACTGTTGAGTGTAGCGGTATAATTCAAAATAATATGCCTCATAAGATGAAAGACCCAAGGAGTTTCTCCATACCATGTGTAATCGAAAagtttgtcatagacaaagcactatgcgacttaggagccagTATCAGCTTgatgcccttgtccatatgcgGAAGGCTTAAAGTGGGAGAGTTGAGACCAAATAGGATGTCCGTGCAACTTGCGGATCATTCTGTTAAATTTCTCGTAGGTATGCTAGAGAACATTCCggtgcgcataggtcaattctacattcctTCTGATTTCATAATCATTGATATAAAGGAGGATTCCAATATccctatcatattaggaagaccattcttagctACTTTCGAATCTATAATAGATGTAAAGAAAGGCAAGCTAACCTTTGAAGTCGGTGAGGAAAAGGTCGAATTTATTTTGACGCAATTCTTAACGGCACCAGCTATAGACGACACATGTTGTCTGCTAGATGTCATCGACGAATGTGTAAGAGAAATAGAGAATGAAGAAACTTCATACTCCGAAATACTGAAAATTCCAAGGCCTCCtacttttgaagatgaaaattgGCGTAAGGAATACCAAGATGACAGTATGAGTGAATGTCTAGCACTGACACCCAATCCTGGACACTGA